A stretch of Motacilla alba alba isolate MOTALB_02 chromosome 18, Motacilla_alba_V1.0_pri, whole genome shotgun sequence DNA encodes these proteins:
- the CDK3 gene encoding cyclin-dependent kinase 3, translating to MEAIQASFQKVEKIGEGTYGVVYKARNKRTGQLVALKKIRLDAESEGVPSTAIREISLLKELKHPNIVRLLDVIHSQKKLYMVFEYLNQDLKKYMDSCQAGELPLSLVKNYLFQLLQGVSFCHSHRVIHRDLKPQNLLINEAGAIKLADFGLARAFGVPLRTYTHEVVTLWYRAPEILLGCRYYSTPVDIWSIGCIFAEMMTRKALFPGDSEIDQLFQIFRTLGTPTEVTWPGVTQLPDYKGSFPRWPRKEMKDIVPNLDRDGRDLLTQLLLYDPSKRISAKAALNHQYFLCRNSGSPEQRPVLRRDRR from the exons ATGGAGGCCATCCAGGCATCGTTCCAGAAGGTGGAGAAGATTGGGGAGGGCACCTATGGCGTGGTGTACAAGGCTCGCAACAAGCGCACGGGGCAGCTGGTGGCCCTCAAGAAGATCCGCCTGGACGC GGAGTCAGagggtgtccccagcactgcaaTCCGAGAAATCTCACTGCTAAAGGAGCTGAAGCACCCAAACATAGTCAG ACTCCTGGATGTCATACACAGCCAGAAGAAGCTCTACATGGTGTTTGAGTATCTGAATCAGGACCTGAAGAAGTACATGGACTCATGCCAAGCTGGAGAGCTTCCTTTAAGCTTGGTCAAG AACtaccttttccagctgctgcagggtgtgAGCTTCTGCCACTCGCACAGGGTCATCCACAGGGACTTGAAGCCGCAGAACTTGCTCATTAATGAAGCAGGAGCAATCAAGCTGGCTGATTTTGGACTGGCAAGAGCTTTCGGGGTCCCCCTACGCACGTACACTCATGAG GTGGTGACTCTGTGGTACCGAGCCCCTGAGATACTGCTGGGATGCAGATACTACTCGACCCCTGTGGATATCTGGAGCATCGGCTGCATCTTTGCAGAAATG atGACCAGGAAGGCCCTGTTTCCAGGGGACTCTGAGATCGATCAGCTCTTCCAGATCTTTCGCACCCTGGGCACTCCCACTGAGGTGACCTGGCCAGGTGTGACCCAGCTCCCTGACTACAAGGGCAGCTTTCCCCGGTGGCCAAGGAAGGAGATGAAGGACATTGTTCCAAACTTAGATCGAGATGGGAGAGACTTACTGACG CAATTGCTCCTGTATGATCCCAGCAAGCGCATCTCAGCCAAAGCAGCCCTCAACCACCAGTACTTCCTCTGCAGAAACTCTGGGAGCCCTGAACAGCGACCTGTGCTGCGGAGAGACCGCAGATGA